The Anoplopoma fimbria isolate UVic2021 breed Golden Eagle Sablefish chromosome 20, Afim_UVic_2022, whole genome shotgun sequence genome includes a window with the following:
- the aqp10a gene encoding aquaporin-10a isoform X1: MLNRRVVRVRNALVRECLAELLGTFVLLLFGCSAAAQVKTSRETKGQFLSVNMAFSVGVMSAMYLTKNITGAHLNPAVTLSFCVLGQVPWGRLVPYSLSQLLGAYLASGLVYLIYYDAIMEFSGGVLTVYGPNETASIFATYPSEYMTLGRSFLDQVVGTGMLMLCILGLNEKRNTPAPSKLIPPIVAAIVLGISTSMSANCGGAINPARDLGPRLFTLTAGWGTEVFTCYNYWFWVPLVAPLIGGVVGTFIYLIFIHWHLPDPDPPERLSTVPTISEKIRQPSTTWDNGVELKSAHL; this comes from the exons ATGTTGAACCGACGTGTTGTGAGAGTGAGGAATGCCCTGGTGCGAGAGTGCCTGGCTGAACTCTTGGGAACTTTCGTCTTGCTG CTCTTtggctgctctgctgcagcGCAGGTAAAGACAAGCAGAGAGACCAAAGGTCAGTTCCTGTCAGTCAACATGGCCTTCTCTGTGGGTGTCATGTCAGCTATGTACCTCACCAAGAACATCACAG GTGCTCATCTGAACCCAGCGGTGACTCTGAGTTTCTGTGTGTTGGGCCAGGTGCCCTGGGGAAGGCTGGTGCCCTACTCCCTCTCCCAGCTGTTGGGGGCTTATCTAGCATCAGGCCTCGTCTACCTTATCTACTATG ATGCTATAATGGAGTTTAGTGGAGGAGTATTGACTGTTTATGGTCCAAATGAGACAGCGTCTATATTCGCCACATATCCTTCAGAGTACATGACTTTGGGCAGAAGTTTCCTCGACCAG GTAGTGGGCACTGGCATGCTGATGTTGTGCATCCTGGGTTTGAATGAAAAGAGGAACACCCCGGCTCCCTCAAAGCTAATTCCTCCTATAGTGGCAGCCATCGTCCTGGGAATCTCGACGTCAATGTCAGCCAACTGTGGTGGTGCAATAAATCCTGCTCGGGACTTGGGACCACGCCTCTTTACTCTGACTGCAGGCTGGGGCACTGAGGTCTTTAC GTGTTACAACTACTGGTTCTGGGTGCCCTTGGTGGCCCCACTTATCGGCGGTGTTGTAGGTACTTTCATCTATCTGATCTTCATCCACTGGCACCTGCCTGACCCAGATCCCCCTGAGAGACTCTCCACTGTCCCCACTATCAGTGAAAAAATCCGGCAGCCCAGCACCACGTGGGACAACGGAGTGGAGTTAAAGTCTGCACATCTCTAA
- the aqp10a gene encoding aquaporin-10a isoform X2, producing MLNRRVVRVRNALVRECLAELLGTFVLLLFGCSAAAQVKTSRETKGAHLNPAVTLSFCVLGQVPWGRLVPYSLSQLLGAYLASGLVYLIYYDAIMEFSGGVLTVYGPNETASIFATYPSEYMTLGRSFLDQVVGTGMLMLCILGLNEKRNTPAPSKLIPPIVAAIVLGISTSMSANCGGAINPARDLGPRLFTLTAGWGTEVFTCYNYWFWVPLVAPLIGGVVGTFIYLIFIHWHLPDPDPPERLSTVPTISEKIRQPSTTWDNGVELKSAHL from the exons ATGTTGAACCGACGTGTTGTGAGAGTGAGGAATGCCCTGGTGCGAGAGTGCCTGGCTGAACTCTTGGGAACTTTCGTCTTGCTG CTCTTtggctgctctgctgcagcGCAGGTAAAGACAAGCAGAGAGACCAAAG GTGCTCATCTGAACCCAGCGGTGACTCTGAGTTTCTGTGTGTTGGGCCAGGTGCCCTGGGGAAGGCTGGTGCCCTACTCCCTCTCCCAGCTGTTGGGGGCTTATCTAGCATCAGGCCTCGTCTACCTTATCTACTATG ATGCTATAATGGAGTTTAGTGGAGGAGTATTGACTGTTTATGGTCCAAATGAGACAGCGTCTATATTCGCCACATATCCTTCAGAGTACATGACTTTGGGCAGAAGTTTCCTCGACCAG GTAGTGGGCACTGGCATGCTGATGTTGTGCATCCTGGGTTTGAATGAAAAGAGGAACACCCCGGCTCCCTCAAAGCTAATTCCTCCTATAGTGGCAGCCATCGTCCTGGGAATCTCGACGTCAATGTCAGCCAACTGTGGTGGTGCAATAAATCCTGCTCGGGACTTGGGACCACGCCTCTTTACTCTGACTGCAGGCTGGGGCACTGAGGTCTTTAC GTGTTACAACTACTGGTTCTGGGTGCCCTTGGTGGCCCCACTTATCGGCGGTGTTGTAGGTACTTTCATCTATCTGATCTTCATCCACTGGCACCTGCCTGACCCAGATCCCCCTGAGAGACTCTCCACTGTCCCCACTATCAGTGAAAAAATCCGGCAGCCCAGCACCACGTGGGACAACGGAGTGGAGTTAAAGTCTGCACATCTCTAA
- the si:dkey-92i15.4 gene encoding uncharacterized protein si:dkey-92i15.4 isoform X2 gives MDLSMLPTQVSEYDKQRTGASFTVRSANSPSYSLTRRPGVRKPKCFSEEERKSAEEVGEMERYGTHTGTNGSTKEEDHTVTGYQARTGSRSSVKGQCEKEETSGYEISTELNQNGTADETVTEFGTDQSRKCNPASESRGRMDGRGYNLPSRSRSLDWRAGASSPDRGKIADVFGLLTKRSMDERRTRVETMRGRVMSSIQAYNSAGTSNVQERSPVSHVSQTLDKASKGHSLPTRFRSLSGPGSGARGTATSLGPKGGQSIMERIEKLYGSAGSSKTEDCSTIRDISTTATYRHREPTTDSLISPQQRSYEWASGGTFPRRITSGEKRSLSPGQSRKYFTLTQKDTAGYETSLSPRTNRTGESLSGVEWPGQVQSRYSEVGGANWGRGLEEMGTRSLDRARSRYSVAAQIRSARATAGITAPPHSNSFLEEERSGSLTDLTGLTEGRASGNGSEDQGGMNGETNGIQGTLRKRSKHLEEQENKTDAVAKEKNELKSSSSSDDVFEPTPQKVTKISTERKKFAEKLSAASAASVRNKINQFEALTQRVKGLATGQALMNRRAFSVPTHLSRAHEGVQKSGSAKAIGGLRYKWEGLKEGGEAGVETEEKGTEEKKKLGSNRSLSVDEVGLRLGRKEREGNDLVESEGKKMDSSNNCADFGKYSSLKITLEIPLNGVAQRKSRNFYIDETDLYRTSSPEERSERSPSSRLSDSTGQQKTSSPRVISPVSDEDTTPTNSPNDSPSLSPTTQPENTIPIAHSKNEITSVLTQAAKNPKQDSPLLPRPLATSSNSNLPALISPEVNTAHLNGKKQQLDLNAWVAGLKPNINVWKDDDEDYYDDDDDDDESTQRDEDSNYDSDSGESSVTITSNMSQSDHKSFCVSLSDLCNFAGVEYESENDSDEWQSTSHRTASLSSDMSALSCVSVMPSEELDRLLEDVRSVGDSTLQDYNDVQVVVLHKDIGVGLGFSVAGGVDQNKPVTVHKVFHSGVAAQEGSIREGDQVLSINGTALCDYAHWEALRVLRRAKTREMGVVVLRRGGMSSVPKGGAQTNNQGQTETHFTETDQHVCVRLEKNDRDLGFSLEGGVDSNLGNRPLTVQKIFQGGPFDKVRPGDEVEEIEGMSVVGMRRLEAWTLIRRLPPGPVDVVIRRPIKHLET, from the exons ATGGACTTGTCCATGCTGCCCACTCAAGTGAGTGAGTATGACAAGCAGAGGACAGGAGCAAGCTTCACTGTCCGCTCAGCTAACTCTCCCTCGTACAGTCTCACTCGCAGGCCAGGAGTTAGGAAACCCAAATGTTTTtcggaggaggagagaaagagtgcTGAGGAAGTTGGCGAGATGGAGAGATACGGGACACACACTGGCACAAATGGTTCAACCAAAGAGGAGGATCACACAGTCACTGGTTATCAAGCCAGGACTGGGAGTCGCAGCAGTGTCAAAGGTCAGTGTGAGAAAGAAGAAACGTCAGGCTATGAAATATCTACCGAGCTGAACCAGAATGGCACAGCAGACGAAACTGTCACAGAATTTGGCACTGACcaaagtagaaaatgtaacCCTGCATCTGAAAGCCGCGGCAGGATGGACGGGAGGGGATACAACCTGCCAAGTAGAAGTAGGAGTCTAGATTGGAGAGCAGGGGCATCAAGCCCTGATCGTGGCAAAATTGCTGATGTGTTTGGGTTGCTGACCAAACGAAGCATGGACGAAAGAAGGACAAGAGTTGAAACCATGAGGGGCAGGGTGATGTCTTCAATACAGGCCTATAACTCCGCTGGTACAAGTAATGTTCAAGAGAGGAGCCCAGTGAGTCACGTCAGTCAGACTTTGGACAAGGCCAGTAAAGGTCATTCTCTCCCCACTAGGTTTAGGTCCCTGTCTGGACCTGGCTCTGGTGCCAGAGGGACTGCTACTTCGTTAGGGCCCAAAGGAGGTCAGAGTATAATGGAGCGGATAGAGAAACTCTATGGGTCGGCTGGTTCCAGTAAAACGGAGGATTGCAGCACAATTAGGGACATCTCAACCACTGCAACGTATCGTCACAGAGAACCAACCACAGACTCCCTCATTTCGCCACAGCAGAGGTCATATGAGTGGGCTTCGGGGGGGACCTTCCCAAGGCGAATCACatcaggagagaaaaggagcCTCAGTCCAGGGCAAAGCAGGAAATACTTCACCTTGACACAAAAGGACACCGCTGGTTATGAGACTTCACTTTCGCCACGGACAAACAGGACCGGGGAGAGCTTGTCAGGGGTAGAGTGGCCAGGACAGGTCCAGAGCAGGTACTCAGAGGTAGGGGGAGCTAACTGGGGCAGAGGGTTAGAGGAAATGGGCACAAGGTCTCTGGATAGAGCAAGGAGCAGGTACTCTGTAGCAGCTCAGATACGATCTGCAAGGGCCACAGCAGGAATTACTGCACCCCCACATTCAAACAGTTTCTTAGAAGAAGAGAGATCAGGTTCTTTGACAGATTTGACTGGTTTGACTGAAGGGAGAGCAAGTGGGAATGGGAGTGAGGATCAGGGCGGGATGAACGGTGAAACTAATGGAATACAAGGGACATTGAGAAAAAGAAGCAAGCATCTagaagaacaagaaaacaaaacggATGCagtagcaaaagaaaaaaatgaattaaagagtagtagcagcagtgatgatgtgtttgagCCAACCCCACAGAAAGTGACAAAGATAtcaacagagaggaagaaattcGCAGAGAAGTTGTCAGCCGCCTCTGCAGCCAGTGTTAGAAATAAGATCAATCAGTTTGAAGCTCTCACACAGAGAGTAAAGGGTTTGGCAACAGGACAGGCCCTGATGAACAGACGGGCGTTTTCTGTGCCAACACATCTCAGCAGGGCTCATGAAGGAGTGCAAAAGAGCGGGTCAGCAAAAGCCATAGGTGGATTGAGATACAAGTGGGAGGGATtaaaagagggaggggaggcaggTGTTGAAACTGAGGAGAAAgggacagaagaaaaaaagaagctcgGGTCAAACAGATCTTTATCAGTGGACGAGGTTGGACTGAGATTAGGGAGGAAAGAGCGAGAAGGGAATGATTTGGTTGagagtgaaggaaaaaaaatggatagCAGTAATAATTGTGCTGATTTTGGTAAATATTCTAGTCTGAAGATAACCCTAGAAATCCCACTAAATGGAGTTGCTCAAAGAAAATCTAGAAACTTTTACATTGACGAGACCGATTTATACAGAACATCAAGCCCTGAGGAGAGAAGTGAGAGGTCACCATCCTCGCGACTGTCCGACTCCACTGGTCAGCAGAAAACATCATCCCCTCGGGTTATTTCACCTGTTAGTGATGAAGACACGACTCCAACAAACTCTCCAAACGACTCACCCTCTCTTTCACCTACGACGCAACCGGAAAACACCATTCCCATTGCacacagtaaaaatgaaattactTCTGTCCTCACACAAGCAGCTAAAAACCCCAAACAGGATTCACCGCTTCTCCCTCGTCCCCTTGCCACTTCCTCCAACAGCAACCTCCCTGCTCTGATCTCACCAGAGGTCAACACAGCCCATCTAAATGGGAAGAAACAGCAGTTGGACCTGAATGCTTGGGTAGCTGGCTTGAAACCAAATATTAACGTCTggaaagatgatgatgaggattattatgatgatgatgatgatgatgatgaaagtaCACAGAGGGATGAAGATTCAAACTATGATTCAGACTCCGGAGAGTCCTCGGTGACCATCACTAGTAACATGAGCCAGTCAGATCACAAGAGCTTCTGTGTCAG TCTTTCAGACCTGTGCAATTTTGCTGGAGTTGAATACGAGTCGGAGAATGACAGCGATGAGTGGCAATCTACCAGTCATCGGACGGCCTCGCTGAGCTCAGACATGTCGGCcctgtcctgtgtgtctgtgatgccCAGTGAGGAGCTGGACAGGCTGCTGGAGGACGTCAGGAGCGTAGGGGACAGCACTCTGCAG GACTATAACGATGTGCAGGTTGTGGTTCTCCATAAGGACATTGGTGTTGGACTGGGCTTCAGTGTGGCGGGAGGCGTGGACCAGAACAAGCCCGTCACT GTTCACAAGGTGTTTCACTCGGGTGTTGCAGCCCAGGAAGGCTCCATAAGGGAAGGGGACCAGGTCCTGTCAATCAACGGCACAGCACTGTGCGACTACGCCCACTGGGAGGCCCTGAGGGTCCTGAGGAGAGCAAAGACTCGAGAGATGGGGGTGGTGGTTCTGAGGAGGGGAGGGATGAGCAGTGTCCCTAAGGGGGGAGCGCAGACGAATAATCAGGGACAAACAGAGACTCACTTCACTGAGACAG atcagcatgtgtgtgtgcgtctggaAAAGAACGACAGGGATCTGGGCTTCAGCCTGGAGGGAGGTGTAGACTCCAACCTTGGGAACCGACCGCTCACTGTGCAGAAGATCTTCCAGG GAGGTCCATTTGACAAGGTACGTCCCGGTGATGAGGTGGAAGAGATTGAAGGAATGAGCGTGGTGGGGATGAGGCGCCTGGAGGCCTGGACTTTGATCAGAAGACTGCCCCCTGGGCCTGTAGACGTGGTGATTCGTCGCCCTATTAAACATCTGGAAACATGA
- the si:dkey-92i15.4 gene encoding uncharacterized protein si:dkey-92i15.4 isoform X1, whose amino-acid sequence MDLSMLPTQVSEYDKQRTGASFTVRSANSPSYSLTRRPGVRKPKCFSEEERKSAEEVGEMERYGTHTGTNGSTKEEDHTVTGYQARTGSRSSVKGQCEKEETSGYEISTELNQNGTADETVTEFGTDQSRKCNPASESRGRMDGRGYNLPSRSRSLDWRAGASSPDRGKIADVFGLLTKRSMDERRTRVETMRGRVMSSIQAYNSAGTSNVQERSPVSHVSQTLDKASKGHSLPTRFRSLSGPGSGARGTATSLGPKGGQSIMERIEKLYGSAGSSKTEDCSTIRDISTTATYRHREPTTDSLISPQQRSYEWASGGTFPRRITSGEKRSLSPGQSRKYFTLTQKDTAGYETSLSPRTNRTGESLSGVEWPGQVQSRYSEVGGANWGRGLEEMGTRSLDRARSRYSVAAQIRSARATAGITAPPHSNSFLEEERSGSLTDLTGLTEGRASGNGSEDQGGMNGETNGIQGTLRKRSKHLEEQENKTDAVAKEKNELKSSSSSDDVFEPTPQKVTKISTERKKFAEKLSAASAASVRNKINQFEALTQRVKGLATGQALMNRRAFSVPTHLSRAHEGVQKSGSAKAIGGLRYKWEGLKEGGEAGVETEEKGTEEKKKLGSNRSLSVDEVGLRLGRKEREGNDLVESEGKKMDSSNNCADFGKYSSLKITLEIPLNGVAQRKSRNFYIDETDLYRTSSPEERSERSPSSRLSDSTGQQKTSSPRVISPVSDEDTTPTNSPNDSPSLSPTTQPENTIPIAHSKNEITSVLTQAAKNPKQDSPLLPRPLATSSNSNLPALISPEVNTAHLNGKKQQLDLNAWVAGLKPNINVWKDDDEDYYDDDDDDDESTQRDEDSNYDSDSGESSVTITSNMSQSDHKSFCVSLSDLCNFAGVEYESENDSDEWQSTSHRTASLSSDMSALSCVSVMPSEELDRLLEDVRSVGDSTLQDYNDVQVVVLHKDIGVGLGFSVAGGVDQNKPVTVHKVFHSGVAAQEGSIREGDQVLSINGTALCDYAHWEALRVLRRAKTREMGVVVLRRGGMSSVPKGGAQTNNQGQTETHFTETVFVPLLLSDQHVCVRLEKNDRDLGFSLEGGVDSNLGNRPLTVQKIFQGGPFDKVRPGDEVEEIEGMSVVGMRRLEAWTLIRRLPPGPVDVVIRRPIKHLET is encoded by the exons ATGGACTTGTCCATGCTGCCCACTCAAGTGAGTGAGTATGACAAGCAGAGGACAGGAGCAAGCTTCACTGTCCGCTCAGCTAACTCTCCCTCGTACAGTCTCACTCGCAGGCCAGGAGTTAGGAAACCCAAATGTTTTtcggaggaggagagaaagagtgcTGAGGAAGTTGGCGAGATGGAGAGATACGGGACACACACTGGCACAAATGGTTCAACCAAAGAGGAGGATCACACAGTCACTGGTTATCAAGCCAGGACTGGGAGTCGCAGCAGTGTCAAAGGTCAGTGTGAGAAAGAAGAAACGTCAGGCTATGAAATATCTACCGAGCTGAACCAGAATGGCACAGCAGACGAAACTGTCACAGAATTTGGCACTGACcaaagtagaaaatgtaacCCTGCATCTGAAAGCCGCGGCAGGATGGACGGGAGGGGATACAACCTGCCAAGTAGAAGTAGGAGTCTAGATTGGAGAGCAGGGGCATCAAGCCCTGATCGTGGCAAAATTGCTGATGTGTTTGGGTTGCTGACCAAACGAAGCATGGACGAAAGAAGGACAAGAGTTGAAACCATGAGGGGCAGGGTGATGTCTTCAATACAGGCCTATAACTCCGCTGGTACAAGTAATGTTCAAGAGAGGAGCCCAGTGAGTCACGTCAGTCAGACTTTGGACAAGGCCAGTAAAGGTCATTCTCTCCCCACTAGGTTTAGGTCCCTGTCTGGACCTGGCTCTGGTGCCAGAGGGACTGCTACTTCGTTAGGGCCCAAAGGAGGTCAGAGTATAATGGAGCGGATAGAGAAACTCTATGGGTCGGCTGGTTCCAGTAAAACGGAGGATTGCAGCACAATTAGGGACATCTCAACCACTGCAACGTATCGTCACAGAGAACCAACCACAGACTCCCTCATTTCGCCACAGCAGAGGTCATATGAGTGGGCTTCGGGGGGGACCTTCCCAAGGCGAATCACatcaggagagaaaaggagcCTCAGTCCAGGGCAAAGCAGGAAATACTTCACCTTGACACAAAAGGACACCGCTGGTTATGAGACTTCACTTTCGCCACGGACAAACAGGACCGGGGAGAGCTTGTCAGGGGTAGAGTGGCCAGGACAGGTCCAGAGCAGGTACTCAGAGGTAGGGGGAGCTAACTGGGGCAGAGGGTTAGAGGAAATGGGCACAAGGTCTCTGGATAGAGCAAGGAGCAGGTACTCTGTAGCAGCTCAGATACGATCTGCAAGGGCCACAGCAGGAATTACTGCACCCCCACATTCAAACAGTTTCTTAGAAGAAGAGAGATCAGGTTCTTTGACAGATTTGACTGGTTTGACTGAAGGGAGAGCAAGTGGGAATGGGAGTGAGGATCAGGGCGGGATGAACGGTGAAACTAATGGAATACAAGGGACATTGAGAAAAAGAAGCAAGCATCTagaagaacaagaaaacaaaacggATGCagtagcaaaagaaaaaaatgaattaaagagtagtagcagcagtgatgatgtgtttgagCCAACCCCACAGAAAGTGACAAAGATAtcaacagagaggaagaaattcGCAGAGAAGTTGTCAGCCGCCTCTGCAGCCAGTGTTAGAAATAAGATCAATCAGTTTGAAGCTCTCACACAGAGAGTAAAGGGTTTGGCAACAGGACAGGCCCTGATGAACAGACGGGCGTTTTCTGTGCCAACACATCTCAGCAGGGCTCATGAAGGAGTGCAAAAGAGCGGGTCAGCAAAAGCCATAGGTGGATTGAGATACAAGTGGGAGGGATtaaaagagggaggggaggcaggTGTTGAAACTGAGGAGAAAgggacagaagaaaaaaagaagctcgGGTCAAACAGATCTTTATCAGTGGACGAGGTTGGACTGAGATTAGGGAGGAAAGAGCGAGAAGGGAATGATTTGGTTGagagtgaaggaaaaaaaatggatagCAGTAATAATTGTGCTGATTTTGGTAAATATTCTAGTCTGAAGATAACCCTAGAAATCCCACTAAATGGAGTTGCTCAAAGAAAATCTAGAAACTTTTACATTGACGAGACCGATTTATACAGAACATCAAGCCCTGAGGAGAGAAGTGAGAGGTCACCATCCTCGCGACTGTCCGACTCCACTGGTCAGCAGAAAACATCATCCCCTCGGGTTATTTCACCTGTTAGTGATGAAGACACGACTCCAACAAACTCTCCAAACGACTCACCCTCTCTTTCACCTACGACGCAACCGGAAAACACCATTCCCATTGCacacagtaaaaatgaaattactTCTGTCCTCACACAAGCAGCTAAAAACCCCAAACAGGATTCACCGCTTCTCCCTCGTCCCCTTGCCACTTCCTCCAACAGCAACCTCCCTGCTCTGATCTCACCAGAGGTCAACACAGCCCATCTAAATGGGAAGAAACAGCAGTTGGACCTGAATGCTTGGGTAGCTGGCTTGAAACCAAATATTAACGTCTggaaagatgatgatgaggattattatgatgatgatgatgatgatgatgaaagtaCACAGAGGGATGAAGATTCAAACTATGATTCAGACTCCGGAGAGTCCTCGGTGACCATCACTAGTAACATGAGCCAGTCAGATCACAAGAGCTTCTGTGTCAG TCTTTCAGACCTGTGCAATTTTGCTGGAGTTGAATACGAGTCGGAGAATGACAGCGATGAGTGGCAATCTACCAGTCATCGGACGGCCTCGCTGAGCTCAGACATGTCGGCcctgtcctgtgtgtctgtgatgccCAGTGAGGAGCTGGACAGGCTGCTGGAGGACGTCAGGAGCGTAGGGGACAGCACTCTGCAG GACTATAACGATGTGCAGGTTGTGGTTCTCCATAAGGACATTGGTGTTGGACTGGGCTTCAGTGTGGCGGGAGGCGTGGACCAGAACAAGCCCGTCACT GTTCACAAGGTGTTTCACTCGGGTGTTGCAGCCCAGGAAGGCTCCATAAGGGAAGGGGACCAGGTCCTGTCAATCAACGGCACAGCACTGTGCGACTACGCCCACTGGGAGGCCCTGAGGGTCCTGAGGAGAGCAAAGACTCGAGAGATGGGGGTGGTGGTTCTGAGGAGGGGAGGGATGAGCAGTGTCCCTAAGGGGGGAGCGCAGACGAATAATCAGGGACAAACAGAGACTCACTTCACTGAGACAG TTTTTGTGCCTTTGCTGCTCTCAgatcagcatgtgtgtgtgcgtctggaAAAGAACGACAGGGATCTGGGCTTCAGCCTGGAGGGAGGTGTAGACTCCAACCTTGGGAACCGACCGCTCACTGTGCAGAAGATCTTCCAGG GAGGTCCATTTGACAAGGTACGTCCCGGTGATGAGGTGGAAGAGATTGAAGGAATGAGCGTGGTGGGGATGAGGCGCCTGGAGGCCTGGACTTTGATCAGAAGACTGCCCCCTGGGCCTGTAGACGTGGTGATTCGTCGCCCTATTAAACATCTGGAAACATGA